The Branchiostoma floridae strain S238N-H82 chromosome 12, Bfl_VNyyK, whole genome shotgun sequence genome segment NNNNNNNNNNNNNNNNNNNNNNNNNNNNNNNNNNNNNNNNNNNNNNNNNNNNNNNNaacctctgcttggagagtaggtagcGTGTCTTTTGACGGGTGTGGACAAAATGAATATGCGCACCAATGCATACAGAAACACGAAACACAGAATTGTGTTGATTTTATGCATACGTAATACAGTATATGATGtaaaaaacataacataacgtTAACTATATTGGAAGGCAAAGTCCTACGTTCATGAAATGAAGTCAAAATTGCTTTATCAATTAAGATCTTTCAATCAGTATAACGACATTAGTGAACACAGCCAATGGACTTTGGAAAAAGCACATTCGATTTTAATCGAATTACATGTGTCTAGTACATTTGATGTTTCCGTCATATTAAAAGGCCCATTGCCCCATATCGGCACAGTTGTACAAAGGATTTACACAAGTAAGAAAGTGGTATCATATGTCAGTAACATTCACTGCTATTGAACGCATTAATTATATTATTAGCTATTGCGAGAAAGACGTCTCTTGCTACAAGATACATACATAGGCTCTGTAAAGTATCCTTTCGGGCAAACGAAGTTACAAGAACTAATAGCCTAACACTTAATGTATTTGTGTATGGTGTATAAGGCATTGAATATGTCTTCTTTTTTCCGACACGTTCTTTCATCGACTCTGGAATGTTACATTTTAACGTTATAACATAATACTCTGCACTTTGGGTTCGAGCAGTGTTAAACGTATCTTCAGCCCAATAACCCGTGACTTAATTAACATTTGTaaatatattttctgtaataagTCCGTCTCATTTGCGTTATgtttacaaaacttttagctACGCATAAATCAAAGTTAGCTAGACCTTATGGTTTCGTCCTCtctagagtacaaaatctcATCTTGATATTTATCGCAAGAAGGTATTTTTACATAAAGTTGAGAAATAACGTATTTCCATTAGATGCTAAAACGTTCTTGGAACATACAAAAATTCAATCTCCTTATTCTGTCGCTAATAATCTTTTATAATCTGAACTTCAGCTTCTGATTCCATGATTCCATCTTCTTCAGAGCCCAAATATCTTATCATTAATTTTTTCACGAGAATGGTTTATTTACATCGAGTTAAGAAATAACATACTTCAACCAAATGCTGGGCATGCTTCGAACATACAAAATTTCTATCTCCTTATTCTGCCTTAATGTACCAGACTTCGTTGTGCCTGTTAATCGGTTTGAAGGGGCTGTTATATCCGGCTGTGTAGTAGAAGTCTTTGTGGTACTTCTTCCCGTCGTTGTCCAGGCTTTTTGCCAGCAACTCGGCCTGTTTGGTCCAGTCTTCATCTTTGGCGTACCCACTAAATGTCCTGGGAATACATTGGGAAATTAGAATCCTAGTTCATACTATGAGAGAATATTATAGGTAACTCAAACAACATCATAAATTATGTGATTTACTAATAACATAGACTTCCACAGAGCATAGATTGAAATAGAACGAAATTCATTTCATATCGTAGATGAAACTTTAAGTACACAAAGTTACTGTGGatataaaattttaaaaaaatatttcatcaaaATAAATATATATGGAACGTCAGTATAGCAAGTATGGAATAATACACATTTAGTCATTCGAGTGCCCATTGAGCCAATAGTGTTATTTCCAGATAAATTTCATGTAGAATCTCGTGAGATCTGGACAGGGTGAGATTCTACGTGAAATTTGAATGAAAAGAGGACTATTCAATGTAACGTATGAAGTTCTTGGCAAAGTATGGAAAtgtaacgaaaaaaaaaaacttaacgcACTTAACGTAAGCAGTCATTTCTGGGAGTGAGTTGTTGAAGACCTCCGGGTCGGAAGGCTGGGCCGTGCCCTCGGCCTGGTCGGCGTGAGGCGCGAAGAAGGACACCATGaagtctgtctgtccgtctccTGGTTCCACCTTCGTGAGCACAGGCACCGTCATCGGGATCCTCACCTCTTCAGAAAGAGCAATAAAATAATGAGACATGATGAACAGAAATTACATTATGTatggacagaaaatgattaCGTTTATACTGTTTCTTTTAGCTGAGAGTTAAATACTTCACTTTATCTTATCAAAAAGATAAAAGTCtttatgttttctttgcaaAGTATACGATACACCAGAAGAGTTTGGCAAAGTAGGTAAAATGACAGAGGTTGAccaacaaggagcttttaataAACTTTCTAATGCTACAAATGTCCTATGAATCGAAtgggatgacgtcataatggaCTATACCATTTGAGATTTGGGACCCTTTTATAATATACATAGGATGCATCGATTTACCATTCTATTTTGTGAAATTATAATCTGTCAGTGTTTCTACACTTCTAATCTTTCTAAACTTCCAAGCCAGGAATGCATTAAAGAAGACAAAGAGGACTTTAAATACGTTTCTCGTTATGCCCAGAGATGTACTTGAACAGTCTTCTGAAGCCCGTGCTCACAGCTGTACGGTGCTCTATGTCAGGAATAGTGGTGCTGGTCCACCTAGCTCCCTCGTACTTGCGTTCCTCGTAATCCTGTGCgggaaaatatttacaattcaGAGTATTGTTTTTCCatggtaaaatgaataaaattgaaatgaaatgaaagtatTCTACATGTGTCTATGGATCAATCACTCATGAGCCCATGTTTTAACTTGCTGAGAAAAATGCGATTCCTTAACTCTGAGCTCCATCTGCCATTGTTATAAATTATCCCTAAAAATCTACAAAATTTTCCCACGCTTTTCACACCTTAAAAAGTTAACGACCAACAAAACATCTTCTTTCTTAAGTTGCCCAACCAGTTTATCTACGAAAATATTGGACAATTCGTGGTTACATAAAGTTAATAAAACCGAATTAAGTTAACTTAAGTAACATAAACAAAACTATTGTACAAAAACAGATTAACTTAGAAAACATAACAACTCATGATCAGAGAGCAAATGTTTCTTTAAGACCAAGCAGGGACTGCAGAAACAAAAAGAGGACACAGAACATCTCACACCATTCTTGTGAATAATTTACGTACGGCTGAAGATGAGACCACGGAATGGTTGGGGCTGTCGAGCGTGCCGAACATTGTCTTGAAAATTTCCTTCACAACCGCCATGATGTACTGCTGTTTTCTGTTTGAATTGAAGAAAAGAATGATCAAACTTTACATacactttttttgtcaacatcAGTGATGAAGTAACTTACTGTACACGCCCACATTATTCTAAAGCAGCTGCACCACCAGAGGAAGACTAGTTATCCGATGCGCAGTACACTActtgtgacctctgacccgctaGTTGGTAGCGCCGCCAGGAACGGGGTTGGAACATTTCTGGGCTTCTAATTTTGCCTCAACACACTTGTATAAATACAGAGTAAGCTCAGTAGTTCAGTAAATGCAAGGCATATACAAGGCATTGGAAGTATCGTACATAGCGTCTATTTACATGGTCAAGCTAGCatcggtatgtaacgttaccatattTGTGTAATCAGGTCATAGCGAAGATCAGCGAATGCAAGCTCAGCCTGCCCAGCTGTTAGCAAGCTCATCTTTGTAGGCTAACAAAATGACGCTAAGAGGTTTAAGTTTTTTTCACTAAGATACAGAATAAGCTTACCGATTTCTTGACCAGTCTGGGTGCCTCTCTCAACTGAAGTCACATGTAAATCTTGTGTAACACTTGCATAACAATGTGCTCTGCATACACTTGCGTAAGATGACGGCAGCCAAACGCAGCTGACGAAAATTCCGGTCAAAAATTCCCTCCCCTAATTATACAATGAAGTGGATCAGATTAGATAAATTGTACATCGTAATTACATTCTTATAATACTTTGTATAGATCCAAACACTTAAGATATCGGTCTAACTTCATTAAAACATCTAACCGCGAAGGCAGCGAAATGGGCAAAACCTCCAGAGAGAGTGTTGTGTAACCCGATCCTTGGTTATTTGTGGACGGTATAcaacttatttatttatcacGCCCATCTTATCACGATGATTTGTCTATGATACTTCCTCTCGTGCTGTTTTGAAATGCTTTGGAAAAACTCATTTGTCACGTCGTAAACAATAAGTATTGTTAAACCTGAAGGACGAATAAATGAACGGGTTTCTCCAAAATCTTGAGATAGTGGCTGCAGTTTCACCTTGGTTtaaccaacctccttggtttaacttTTACAGCTAACTTGAATTGGCCACATCTACACCCGTAAATGTGATTATCCGTACTTCCGTCGGGTCTATTCTTCCAGACTATTTACGCTGGGAGATTAACTTGTCGGCCAGAGGGGAAAAGgtttattctccaagcaatGGGTTGCGGGGATTAAGTGTGGCCGGGACTGAGAGGAGCGAGCCGGTACATAGACAGTAGTGGACACAGTCGTCTGGCTCCCGGAGATTCCATCCAACGTTGAACTCGGGCCGCCAGATAttagtagcctccatagcaggctctctatggacttttttggcacttttgctggccatttctttttgtactgggtcgctgattgctggcctctctcatagtCGTCCTTTTTGGGGCCTATGNNNNNNNNNNNNNNNNNNNNNNNNNNNNNNNNNNNNNNNNNNNNNNNNNNNNNNNNNNNNNNNNNNNNNNNNNNNNNNNNNNNNNNNNNNNNNNNNNNNNTACACTCCC includes the following:
- the LOC118427609 gene encoding heme-binding protein 2-like isoform X2, with translation MAVVKEIFKTMFGTLDSPNHSVVSSSADYEERKYEGARWTSTTIPDIEHRTAVSTGFRRLFKYISGHNEKQVRIPMTVPVLTKVEPGDGQTDFMVSFFAPHADQAEGTAQPSDPEVFNNSLPEMTAYVKTFSGYAKDEDWTKQAELLAKSLDNDGKKYHKDFYYTAGYNSPFKPINRHNEVWYIKAE
- the LOC118427609 gene encoding heme-binding protein 2-like isoform X1, with the translated sequence MAVVKEIFKTMFGTLDSPNHSVVSSSAVRKLFTRMDYEERKYEGARWTSTTIPDIEHRTAVSTGFRRLFKYISGHNEKQVRIPMTVPVLTKVEPGDGQTDFMVSFFAPHADQAEGTAQPSDPEVFNNSLPEMTAYVKTFSGYAKDEDWTKQAELLAKSLDNDGKKYHKDFYYTAGYNSPFKPINRHNEVWYIKAE